From the genome of Variovorax sp. RA8, one region includes:
- a CDS encoding chloride channel protein, which yields MNREPDFLENLRAELSSGRLWLDRAIVLAYAVAAGLFVVGFTLGSDAAFALFRRLHQAQPWALLLWTPALTVAIVWATRRWFPGAAGSGIPQVKAALHPALPPERRGRLVSLRLTLAKIGLAVAGLAAGLSIGREGPSVQVAAGVMQHARRWLSPASTIDARALLVAGGAAGIAAAFNAPLAGVVFAIEELYGRLETRASGLIITAIVLAGLVAVSVFGNLSYFGIIRVPDLGWSALGPGLAVTLASGVAGGLFARLLAASLTGAPGRLNQARARWPLRFAAVGGLLIAVIGLVTGGATFGAGSETVKGMLAGHEELSPLHTLLKFVATWLTAWCGVPGGIFAPALTIGAGIGNSISQLTGSGLGPALIAVGMAGFLAAVTQTPLTAFIIVMEMVDGHSMVLSLMASAMLASLVSRMISRPLYESLAEHMVAGAIGSPSPVVAPSESQQQSAKTGHVP from the coding sequence ATGAACCGCGAACCCGACTTTCTCGAGAATCTGCGTGCCGAGCTGTCCAGCGGCCGCCTCTGGCTCGATCGCGCCATCGTGCTGGCCTATGCGGTGGCCGCAGGCCTGTTCGTGGTGGGCTTCACCCTCGGGAGCGACGCCGCCTTCGCCCTTTTCCGTCGGCTGCATCAGGCGCAGCCCTGGGCACTGCTGTTGTGGACGCCGGCCCTCACCGTCGCCATCGTCTGGGCCACGCGCCGGTGGTTTCCGGGGGCGGCCGGCTCGGGCATTCCACAGGTCAAGGCCGCGCTGCACCCAGCCCTTCCGCCCGAACGCCGTGGCCGGCTGGTCTCGCTGCGCCTCACCCTTGCCAAGATCGGGCTGGCGGTCGCCGGCCTGGCGGCGGGCCTGTCGATCGGCCGCGAAGGGCCTTCCGTGCAGGTAGCGGCCGGGGTGATGCAGCATGCGCGCCGCTGGCTCTCGCCCGCCTCGACCATCGATGCGCGCGCACTGCTGGTGGCCGGCGGCGCGGCCGGGATCGCGGCCGCCTTCAATGCACCGCTGGCGGGCGTGGTGTTCGCGATCGAGGAACTGTACGGCCGGCTGGAGACGCGCGCCAGCGGCCTGATCATCACCGCCATCGTGCTGGCAGGCCTGGTGGCTGTGTCCGTGTTCGGCAATCTCAGCTACTTCGGAATCATCCGGGTGCCTGACCTGGGCTGGTCGGCGCTGGGGCCAGGCCTGGCGGTCACGCTGGCGAGCGGCGTGGCGGGCGGCCTGTTCGCGCGCCTGCTCGCCGCCTCGCTGACCGGTGCGCCAGGACGGCTGAACCAGGCCCGCGCACGCTGGCCGCTGCGCTTTGCCGCGGTGGGCGGCCTGCTGATCGCGGTGATCGGCCTGGTGACGGGCGGCGCCACCTTCGGGGCCGGCTCCGAGACCGTGAAGGGCATGCTGGCCGGCCATGAGGAGCTCTCGCCGCTGCACACCCTGCTCAAATTCGTCGCTACCTGGCTCACTGCCTGGTGCGGCGTGCCGGGCGGCATCTTCGCACCTGCCCTGACCATCGGAGCAGGTATCGGCAACAGCATCTCGCAACTCACCGGCAGCGGCCTCGGCCCGGCGCTGATCGCGGTGGGCATGGCCGGCTTCCTGGCGGCGGTGACGCAGACCCCGCTCACCGCCTTCATCATCGTGATGGAGATGGTCGACGGCCACTCGATGGTGCTGAGCCTGATGGCCTCGGCCATGCTGGCCAGCCTGGTGTCGCGCATGATCAGCCGGCCGCTGTACGAGTCGCTGGCCGAGCACATGGTGGCAGGCGCGATCGGATCGCCCTCGCCGGTGGTGGCGCCTTCCGAATCCCAGCAGCAATCCGCCAAAACCGGCCACGTGCCCTGA
- the uvrA gene encoding excinuclease ABC subunit UvrA: MDSASGAYLGDSASGAYLGAALAQQRISIRGARTHNLKNVDLDIPRNKLVVITGLSGSGKSSLAFDTLYAEGQRRYVESLSAYARQFLQLMDKPDVDMIEGLSPAISIEQKATSHNPRSTVGTVTEIHDYLRLLYARAGTPYCPDHDLPLQAQTVSQMVDSVMAVPDQPRLMILAPVAREKKGEFLELFAEMQAQGYVRFRVDGQTYEYNDLPKLKKTEKHDIDVVIDRLRARPDMQQRLAESFENALRLAEGRAIALEMHEDGSTKEHLFNAKFACPICHYSLAELEPRLFSFNSPVGACPSCDGLGHREFFDPQRVVAFPSLSLASGAIKGWDRRNGYYFSMLESVAKHYKVSVDTPFEELPASVQQAVLHGSAEEEIKFSYTMESGQQAGRKLVRKHPFEGVIPNMARRYRETDSAMVREDLSRFRNLQPCPDCAGTRLRREARHVYLVDDSDGGAQRMAIYEISHATLRESLAYFQQLRLHGAKAEIADKVVREIGLRLKFLNDVGLNYLSLDRSAETLSGGEAQRIRLASQIGSGLTGVMYVLDEPSIGLHQRDNDRLIGTLKHLRDIGNSVIVVEHDEDMIHAADHVIDMGPGAGVHGGRVMAQGSYAQVAGHPDSLTGQYLSGARKIAVPKRRTPWLPVVAKAAAAEPKKASRFPMSPAAERRAAREAAHLATQTALQEIRVVGATGNNLKNVSVAFPVGLFTCVTGVSGSGKSTLVNDTLYAAVARTLYRAHEEPAAHETVEGIEYFDKVINVDQSPIGRTPRSNPATYTGLFTPIRELMSETNTARERGYGPGRFSFNVAGGRCEACQGDGVVKVEMHFLPDVYVPCEVCHGQRYNRETLEVQYKGRNIAQILDMTVEAAYEFLKAVPTIERKLRTLLDVGLSYIKLGQAATTLSGGEAQRVKLALELSKRDTGRTLYILDEPTTGLHFADIELLLKVLHQLRDAGNTIVVIEHNLDVIKTADWLIDMGPEGGAGGGSVVGEGTPEELAANEASHTGRYLKRLLPG, from the coding sequence ATGGATAGCGCCAGCGGCGCCTATCTTGGCGATAGCGCCAGCGGCGCCTACCTCGGCGCCGCGCTTGCGCAGCAGCGCATCAGCATCCGCGGCGCGCGCACGCACAACCTCAAGAACGTCGACCTCGATATTCCGCGCAACAAGCTGGTGGTGATCACCGGCCTGTCGGGCTCGGGCAAGTCCAGCCTGGCCTTCGACACGCTCTATGCCGAGGGCCAGCGCCGCTATGTCGAAAGCCTGTCGGCCTATGCGCGCCAGTTCCTGCAGCTGATGGACAAGCCCGACGTCGACATGATCGAGGGCCTGTCGCCCGCGATCAGCATCGAGCAGAAGGCGACCAGCCACAACCCGCGCTCCACCGTAGGCACGGTGACCGAGATCCATGACTACCTGCGCCTGCTGTATGCCCGCGCCGGCACGCCCTACTGCCCCGACCATGACCTGCCGCTGCAGGCCCAGACCGTCTCGCAGATGGTCGACTCGGTCATGGCTGTTCCCGACCAGCCGCGCCTGATGATCCTGGCCCCGGTGGCCCGCGAGAAGAAAGGCGAGTTCCTCGAGCTCTTCGCCGAGATGCAGGCCCAGGGCTACGTGCGCTTCCGCGTCGACGGCCAGACCTACGAATACAACGACCTGCCCAAGCTCAAGAAGACCGAGAAGCACGACATCGACGTGGTGATCGACCGCCTGCGCGCGCGCCCCGACATGCAGCAGCGCCTGGCCGAGAGCTTCGAGAACGCGCTGCGCCTGGCCGAGGGCCGCGCCATCGCGCTGGAGATGCACGAGGACGGCAGCACGAAGGAACACCTCTTCAACGCCAAGTTCGCCTGCCCGATCTGCCACTACTCGCTGGCCGAGCTGGAGCCGCGCCTGTTCTCCTTCAACTCACCGGTGGGCGCCTGCCCGAGCTGCGACGGCCTGGGCCACCGCGAATTCTTCGATCCGCAGCGCGTGGTCGCCTTCCCCTCGCTGAGCCTGGCCAGCGGCGCCATCAAGGGCTGGGACCGGCGCAACGGCTACTACTTCAGCATGCTGGAGAGCGTGGCCAAGCATTACAAGGTCAGCGTCGACACGCCCTTCGAGGAGCTGCCCGCCTCGGTGCAGCAGGCGGTGCTGCACGGCTCGGCCGAGGAGGAGATCAAGTTCTCCTACACCATGGAAAGCGGCCAGCAGGCCGGCAGGAAGCTGGTGCGCAAGCACCCCTTCGAGGGCGTGATCCCGAACATGGCGCGGCGCTACCGCGAGACCGATTCGGCGATGGTGCGCGAGGACCTCTCGCGCTTTCGCAACCTGCAGCCCTGCCCCGACTGCGCCGGCACGCGGCTGCGGCGCGAGGCGCGCCATGTGTACCTGGTCGACGACTCGGACGGCGGCGCGCAGCGCATGGCGATCTACGAGATCAGCCACGCCACGCTGCGCGAGAGCCTGGCCTATTTCCAGCAGCTGCGCCTGCACGGCGCCAAGGCCGAGATCGCCGACAAGGTGGTGCGCGAGATCGGCTTGCGGCTCAAGTTCCTCAACGACGTGGGCCTCAACTACCTGAGCCTCGACCGCAGCGCCGAGACGCTCTCCGGCGGCGAGGCGCAACGCATCCGCCTGGCCTCGCAGATCGGCTCCGGCCTCACCGGCGTGATGTACGTGCTCGACGAGCCCAGCATCGGCCTGCACCAGCGCGACAACGACCGGCTGATCGGCACGCTCAAGCATCTGCGCGACATCGGCAACAGCGTGATCGTGGTCGAGCACGACGAAGACATGATCCATGCCGCCGACCACGTGATCGACATGGGCCCCGGCGCCGGCGTGCACGGCGGCCGCGTGATGGCGCAGGGCAGCTACGCGCAGGTCGCCGGCCATCCCGATTCGCTCACGGGCCAGTACCTCTCGGGCGCCAGGAAGATCGCCGTGCCGAAGCGCCGCACCCCCTGGCTGCCGGTGGTTGCCAAGGCGGCGGCCGCCGAGCCGAAGAAGGCCTCGCGCTTCCCCATGAGCCCGGCCGCCGAGCGGCGCGCGGCGCGCGAGGCCGCGCACCTGGCCACCCAGACCGCCCTGCAGGAGATCCGCGTGGTCGGCGCCACCGGTAACAACCTCAAGAACGTCAGCGTGGCCTTCCCCGTCGGCCTCTTCACCTGCGTGACCGGCGTCTCGGGCTCGGGCAAGTCCACGCTGGTCAACGACACCCTCTACGCCGCGGTCGCCCGCACGCTCTACCGCGCGCACGAGGAGCCGGCCGCGCACGAGACGGTGGAGGGCATCGAGTACTTCGACAAGGTCATCAACGTCGACCAGTCGCCCATCGGCCGCACGCCGCGCAGCAACCCCGCCACCTACACCGGCCTGTTCACGCCGATCCGCGAGCTGATGTCCGAGACCAACACCGCGCGCGAACGCGGCTACGGCCCCGGCCGCTTCAGCTTCAACGTCGCGGGCGGGCGCTGCGAGGCGTGCCAGGGCGACGGCGTCGTGAAGGTCGAGATGCACTTCCTGCCCGACGTCTACGTGCCCTGCGAGGTCTGCCACGGCCAGCGCTACAACCGCGAGACGCTGGAGGTCCAGTACAAGGGCCGCAACATCGCGCAGATCCTGGACATGACGGTGGAGGCCGCCTACGAGTTCCTGAAGGCCGTGCCGACCATCGAGCGCAAGCTGCGCACGCTGCTGGACGTCGGGCTGAGCTACATCAAGCTGGGCCAGGCGGCGACCACGCTTTCGGGCGGCGAGGCGCAGCGCGTCAAGCTGGCGCTGGAGCTCAGCAAGCGCGACACCGGCCGCACCCTCTACATCCTCGACGAGCCCACCACCGGCCTGCACTTCGCCGACATCGAGCTCCTGCTCAAGGTCCTGCACCAGCTGCGCGACGCGGGCAACACCATCGTGGTGATCGAGCACAACCTCGACGTGATCAAGACGGCCGACTGGCTGATCGACATGGGCCCCGAAGGCGGCGCCGGCGGCGGCTCGGTGGTGGGCGAGGGCACGCCGGAAGAACTCGCAGCGAATGAGGCCAGCCACACAGGCCGCTACCTGAAGCGCCTGCTGCCCGGCTGA
- the atpE gene encoding F0F1 ATP synthase subunit C, whose amino-acid sequence MTQGFDILPLAVALLIGIAAVGSCIGIGIVGSRLLEGTARQPELKDQLQTLFFLIAGVTDGAFIIATGIGLWFATANPFR is encoded by the coding sequence ATGACCCAAGGCTTCGACATCCTCCCTCTCGCCGTCGCGCTTCTCATCGGCATTGCCGCCGTGGGCTCCTGCATCGGCATCGGCATCGTCGGCTCGAGGCTGCTGGAAGGCACGGCACGGCAGCCCGAGCTCAAGGACCAGTTGCAGACGCTCTTCTTCCTGATCGCGGGCGTGACCGACGGCGCCTTCATCATCGCCACCGGCATCGGCCTGTGGTTCGCGACGGCGAATCCGTTTCGCTGA
- a CDS encoding DMT family transporter encodes MHAFTLRHLALLVPLTLIWGINWPVMKLGVADFPPLTFRALTLLLGLPVLALALKVMKVPFRVPRRNWPELLSLAAANMFVWHACMILAVKALSSGRAAILGYTMPVFSAVIGAMLFSTMLTRRGWLGVSACALGVGLLLWHELTHLAGRPGYVALALVAAATWALGTQLLRHTRLELPTLTLSFWMTALTTVVISSLSWLFERSQWRAPSTASWSAILYNAVLIFGFAQAVWFYLARSLPPVASTLSVMLIPVLGVFSGALWLGETVFWQDWAAVVLMMVAIGSVLWPAGAPRAD; translated from the coding sequence ATGCACGCCTTCACTCTGCGCCACCTGGCCCTGCTCGTTCCCCTGACGCTGATCTGGGGCATCAACTGGCCGGTGATGAAGCTGGGCGTGGCCGACTTTCCGCCGCTGACCTTCCGCGCGCTGACTCTCCTGCTCGGCCTGCCGGTGCTGGCCCTGGCGCTGAAGGTCATGAAAGTGCCCTTTCGCGTGCCGCGGCGCAACTGGCCCGAGCTGCTGTCGCTGGCGGCCGCCAACATGTTCGTCTGGCACGCCTGCATGATCCTCGCGGTGAAGGCGCTGTCGAGCGGACGCGCGGCCATCCTGGGCTACACGATGCCGGTGTTCTCGGCCGTGATCGGGGCGATGCTGTTCTCGACCATGCTGACGCGCCGCGGCTGGCTGGGCGTGAGCGCCTGCGCGCTGGGCGTGGGGCTGCTGTTGTGGCACGAGCTCACCCACCTCGCCGGGCGCCCCGGCTACGTGGCGCTCGCACTGGTGGCGGCGGCCACCTGGGCGCTGGGCACGCAGCTGCTGCGGCACACGCGCCTCGAGCTGCCCACGCTCACGCTCTCGTTCTGGATGACGGCGCTGACCACGGTGGTGATCAGTTCCCTGTCGTGGTTGTTCGAGCGGTCCCAGTGGCGCGCGCCCAGCACGGCCTCATGGAGCGCGATCCTCTACAACGCGGTGCTCATCTTCGGCTTTGCGCAAGCGGTGTGGTTCTACCTGGCGCGCAGCCTGCCGCCGGTCGCCTCGACCCTCAGCGTGATGCTGATCCCGGTGCTGGGCGTGTTCAGCGGCGCGCTGTGGCTGGGCGAGACCGTCTTCTGGCAGGACTGGGCCGCGGTGGTGCTGATGATGGTGGCCATCGGCTCGGTGCTGTGGCCGGCCGGGGCGCCCCGGGCGGACTGA
- a CDS encoding acyl-CoA thioesterase produces the protein MTDPATAARLVGELVDLMRLEPLGDDRFLAQSEDIGTPAVFGGQVLGQSLVAASRTVAADRPVHSMHAYFLLPGEHAPIEYAVDRVRDGRSFTTRHVVARQRDRIIFEMSASFQTVDEGIEHQLPMPEQAGPEGLLNEVEQRRALGDRLPERWRNAALAPHGIEYRRVDPDDLLTPAPRPPQAALWMRAIAPLPDDPVVHRALLAYASDHGLLRASMLPHGLSFMSGRVRPASLDHAMWFHRDFRMDDWLLYVIDSPSAGGARGLCRGSLFTREGRLVASTAQEGMIRVLPEGSPWSISGGAAPI, from the coding sequence ATGACCGATCCCGCCACCGCCGCCCGACTCGTCGGCGAACTCGTAGACCTGATGCGGCTGGAGCCGCTGGGCGATGACCGCTTCCTCGCCCAGAGCGAGGACATCGGCACGCCGGCCGTGTTCGGCGGCCAGGTGCTGGGCCAGTCGCTGGTGGCCGCCAGCCGCACGGTGGCCGCCGACCGCCCGGTGCATTCGATGCATGCCTACTTCCTGCTGCCCGGCGAGCATGCGCCCATCGAGTATGCGGTCGATCGGGTGCGCGACGGCCGCAGCTTCACCACGCGGCATGTGGTGGCGCGCCAGCGCGATCGCATCATCTTCGAGATGTCGGCTTCCTTCCAGACAGTGGACGAGGGCATCGAGCACCAGTTGCCGATGCCCGAGCAGGCCGGTCCCGAAGGCCTGCTGAACGAAGTGGAACAGCGCCGCGCGCTCGGCGACCGGCTGCCGGAGCGCTGGCGCAACGCCGCGCTCGCGCCGCACGGCATCGAATACCGCCGGGTCGATCCCGACGACTTGCTGACGCCGGCCCCACGACCGCCGCAGGCCGCGCTCTGGATGCGCGCGATCGCGCCGCTGCCCGACGATCCGGTCGTGCACCGCGCACTGCTCGCCTATGCGTCCGACCACGGTCTGCTGCGCGCCTCGATGCTGCCCCACGGCCTCAGCTTCATGAGCGGCCGCGTGCGCCCGGCCAGCCTCGATCATGCGATGTGGTTCCACCGCGATTTCCGCATGGACGACTGGCTGCTGTACGTGATCGACTCGCCGAGCGCGGGCGGCGCCCGGGGGCTGTGCCGGGGCAGCCTGTTCACTCGCGAGGGTCGCCTGGTGGCCTCGACGGCACAGGAAGGGATGATCCGCGTCCTGCCCGAAGGCAGCCCCTGGTCCATCAGCGGCGGCGCTGCACCGATCTGA
- a CDS encoding FAD-dependent oxidoreductase, with the protein MNSTLREPARELPVFGEYDVIVVGGGPAGLAAAVSAARHGARTLLVERYGFLGGMGTAGGVTNFAGLYGKRGGEMTQLVHGVVDELLARMDAMGGLNKPQDGMQGRIRVRSYDTSVYKCAADPLLLDAGVELLFHALAAAVVMDGARIAALAVETKSGRVAIRANAFIDASGDADVAAFAGVPFAVGDGHGSGLFPSTMFRVGHVDAPRALAAVGEFKAINELMAKALERSPGAYRFPREGAILRPQIDPREWRANVTQIRNARGDAMNGVDARELSEGEVEGRRQIGEYFRFLKAEVPGFEQSAIVEIAPQVGIRETRRIEGLYALSGEDILSSARFDDSIGINAWPMEMHAAGRIEWAFPRDEQRTYNQLPWRMLVPRGVDNLLVAGRCASMTHEGQSAARASGGCFVMGQAAGTAAASLGDSRFADVDVAALQKALANDGADLDR; encoded by the coding sequence ATGAATTCGACCCTTCGTGAACCTGCGCGCGAACTGCCGGTCTTCGGCGAATACGACGTGATCGTGGTTGGTGGCGGCCCTGCCGGCCTGGCCGCGGCGGTGAGCGCGGCGCGCCACGGCGCGCGCACGCTGCTGGTGGAACGCTACGGCTTCCTCGGCGGCATGGGCACGGCCGGTGGGGTGACCAACTTCGCCGGCCTCTACGGCAAGCGCGGCGGCGAGATGACGCAGCTGGTGCATGGCGTGGTCGACGAGCTGCTGGCGCGCATGGACGCGATGGGCGGGCTCAACAAGCCGCAGGATGGCATGCAGGGCCGCATCCGCGTGCGCTCGTACGACACCTCGGTCTACAAGTGCGCGGCCGACCCGCTGCTGCTCGATGCCGGCGTCGAGCTGCTGTTCCACGCGCTGGCCGCGGCGGTGGTGATGGACGGCGCGCGCATTGCCGCGCTGGCTGTCGAGACCAAGTCCGGCCGCGTCGCGATCCGCGCCAACGCCTTCATCGACGCCAGCGGCGACGCGGACGTGGCCGCCTTCGCGGGCGTGCCCTTCGCGGTCGGCGACGGGCACGGCAGCGGGCTCTTTCCCTCCACCATGTTTCGCGTCGGCCATGTGGACGCGCCGCGCGCGCTGGCCGCTGTGGGCGAGTTCAAGGCCATCAACGAGCTGATGGCGAAGGCGCTGGAGCGCAGCCCCGGGGCCTACCGCTTTCCGCGCGAGGGCGCGATCCTCCGGCCGCAGATCGATCCGCGCGAATGGCGCGCCAACGTCACCCAGATCCGCAACGCCAGGGGCGATGCCATGAACGGCGTGGACGCGCGCGAGCTCAGCGAGGGCGAGGTCGAGGGACGGCGCCAGATCGGCGAGTACTTCCGCTTTCTCAAGGCCGAGGTGCCGGGCTTCGAGCAGTCGGCCATTGTCGAGATCGCCCCGCAGGTGGGCATCCGCGAGACGCGGCGCATCGAGGGCCTGTATGCGCTCTCGGGCGAGGACATCCTCTCCTCGGCGCGCTTCGACGACAGCATCGGCATCAACGCCTGGCCGATGGAGATGCACGCCGCGGGCAGGATCGAGTGGGCCTTCCCGCGCGACGAGCAGCGCACCTACAACCAGCTGCCGTGGCGCATGCTGGTGCCGCGCGGCGTGGACAACCTGCTGGTGGCCGGCCGCTGCGCCTCGATGACGCACGAGGGCCAGTCGGCCGCGCGCGCGAGCGGCGGCTGTTTCGTGATGGGGCAGGCGGCCGGCACGGCGGCGGCTTCGCTGGGCGATTCGCGCTTCGCCGATGTCGATGTGGCGGCGCTGCAGAAGGCGCTGGCGAACGACGGCGCCGACCTCGACCGCTGA
- a CDS encoding Bug family tripartite tricarboxylate transporter substrate binding protein, which translates to MQASKRALLIAACVFPLAAAAQATWPTKPVRLVVGFPGGSTPDIAARTIAEPLGKALGQPIVVDNKPGASGNIAADQVAKATDDHTLGVVINGNLTSSKVLYPKLPYDPGKDFTYLSLLTTAPLVLVAQNSLPTGAAFFEAGRKSGDQWSYGSVGVGSVGHLGMELLKSRVPGLRAVHVPYQGNPQVMTDLIGNQIQMALIPPGIAMPQVRAGKVKAIGVTSGRSALVPELPPLADAGVKDFNLEVWTALLGPANLSKAAQERITRELAVVMKSPEVRQKLFEQGWQAVGTSPEGMRTRVKEEAAVMTRIISTQGIKIQ; encoded by the coding sequence ATGCAAGCTTCAAAACGTGCCCTCCTGATCGCCGCCTGCGTCTTTCCGCTGGCCGCTGCCGCCCAGGCCACCTGGCCCACCAAGCCCGTGCGGCTGGTCGTGGGCTTCCCCGGCGGTTCCACGCCCGACATCGCCGCTCGCACCATCGCCGAGCCGCTGGGCAAGGCGCTGGGCCAGCCGATCGTGGTCGACAACAAGCCCGGCGCCTCGGGCAACATCGCGGCCGACCAGGTGGCCAAGGCGACCGACGATCACACCCTCGGCGTGGTGATCAACGGCAACCTGACCTCGTCGAAGGTGCTCTACCCGAAGCTGCCCTACGACCCGGGCAAAGACTTCACCTATCTTTCGCTGCTGACCACCGCCCCGCTGGTGCTGGTGGCGCAGAACAGCCTGCCCACGGGGGCCGCCTTCTTCGAGGCCGGCCGTAAGAGTGGCGACCAGTGGAGCTACGGCTCGGTGGGCGTCGGCTCCGTCGGCCACCTGGGCATGGAGTTGCTCAAGAGCCGCGTGCCGGGCCTGAGGGCGGTGCACGTGCCCTACCAGGGGAACCCGCAGGTCATGACCGACCTGATCGGCAACCAGATCCAGATGGCGCTCATTCCTCCCGGCATCGCCATGCCCCAGGTCAGGGCCGGCAAGGTGAAGGCCATCGGCGTCACCAGCGGCCGCAGCGCGCTGGTGCCCGAACTGCCGCCGCTGGCCGATGCCGGCGTGAAGGACTTCAACCTCGAGGTCTGGACCGCGCTGCTGGGCCCCGCCAATCTCTCCAAGGCGGCGCAGGAGCGCATCACGCGCGAGCTGGCCGTGGTGATGAAGTCGCCCGAGGTTCGGCAGAAGCTGTTCGAGCAGGGCTGGCAGGCAGTGGGCACCTCGCCCGAGGGCATGCGCACGCGCGTGAAGGAAGAGGCGGCCGTGATGACCAGGATCATTTCCACGCAGGGAATCAAGATCCAATAG
- a CDS encoding Bug family tripartite tricarboxylate transporter substrate binding protein has product MKSFLPLIAGLAAVLFATGAAAQSDYPGKPVTLVTPFAAGSGPDAVLRLVADKLGRLWNQRVVVDNKPGGGGFIAIEQARRAAPDGYTLLQLDSEHVAALPHLYKSRNFVTLQHFDPVASLFRTPFFVAVPTDSKWKNMSDLIAAAKAAPLSYGSWGVGSPGHLGAQQLEALTGVQMQHVPYREVSQLYTNVGSGEVPWAFASIPSSQGVYKAGKLRYIAVATPKRVPQMPDVPTMAEAGGPASLEVTSFVSLLAPKGVPPAIQAKINADVAKVIADPDIRARFDTFAFEALAWSPEEIRRQAEAKSKVYGELVRRGNISLE; this is encoded by the coding sequence ATGAAATCCTTCCTGCCGCTGATCGCCGGTCTCGCCGCCGTGCTGTTCGCCACCGGCGCCGCGGCGCAATCCGACTACCCCGGCAAGCCCGTCACCCTGGTCACGCCCTTCGCGGCCGGAAGCGGGCCCGACGCGGTGCTGCGCCTGGTGGCCGACAAGCTCGGCCGCCTGTGGAACCAGCGCGTGGTGGTGGACAACAAGCCCGGCGGCGGCGGCTTCATCGCCATCGAGCAGGCCCGGCGCGCGGCCCCTGACGGCTACACCCTGCTGCAGCTCGACAGCGAACACGTCGCGGCCCTGCCGCACCTGTACAAGTCGCGCAACTTCGTGACGCTGCAGCACTTCGACCCGGTGGCGTCGCTGTTCCGCACGCCCTTCTTCGTCGCGGTGCCCACCGACTCGAAGTGGAAGAACATGAGCGACCTGATCGCCGCCGCCAAGGCCGCCCCGCTGAGCTACGGCTCCTGGGGCGTGGGCAGCCCGGGGCACCTGGGCGCGCAGCAACTGGAGGCGCTGACCGGCGTGCAGATGCAGCACGTGCCCTACCGCGAGGTCTCGCAGCTCTACACCAACGTGGGCTCGGGGGAGGTGCCGTGGGCCTTCGCCAGCATCCCTTCGAGCCAGGGGGTCTACAAGGCCGGCAAGCTGCGCTACATCGCGGTCGCAACGCCCAAGCGCGTCCCGCAGATGCCCGACGTGCCCACCATGGCCGAGGCCGGCGGCCCCGCCAGCCTGGAGGTCACTTCCTTCGTCTCGCTGCTCGCGCCCAAGGGCGTGCCGCCGGCCATCCAGGCGAAGATCAACGCGGACGTCGCCAAGGTCATCGCCGACCCCGATATCCGCGCCCGCTTCGACACCTTCGCCTTCGAGGCGCTGGCCTGGTCGCCCGAGGAGATCCGGCGCCAGGCCGAGGCCAAGTCCAAGGTCTACGGCGAGCTGGTGCGGCGCGGGAACATCAGCCTCGAGTGA